One window of the Gambusia affinis linkage group LG01, SWU_Gaff_1.0, whole genome shotgun sequence genome contains the following:
- the hcfc1b gene encoding host cell factor 1b: MKSPHKDSMTNVCVCVCVRMYVFGGWVPLIEDDVKMGTHEKEWKCTNNLACLNLETMCWETVLMDGDEENLPRARAGHCSVAINSRLYIWSGRDGYRKAWNNQVCCKDLWYLETECPVAPSRVQLVRANTSSLEVSWGPSKTADTYLLQLQRYDIPATPGSAPAATTPASHAVPPPGSPSAAAVLKMATLSAGVRVSPPAQPSQTPIGSNPQMSGMAALAAAAAVTQKIPPSSAAVLGALKTVNNPATRLLKTAAAQVGGVSVVPAHTPQNRPIITVHKSGSVMVSQQPQVVTTVVGGVTKTITIVNSPISLGGGGALIGNLGNLGKMVSMVQTRPVQSAVVTGQAGSSPVTQILQTKGALPAGTILKLVSAADGKQTAIISTAQAGSNKPAIIKTIPLSALQGAAGGNSPITILSSKVGTPGTEKLINAVPRMSAGQQGVTQVVLKGAPGVAGTILRTVPMSGIRLVSPAAAGTKLVVKGTTGVSSLGTGTGNVSVALLGGASLTTPTASLASQVATATASGPRQVTLITTPSGAEPQPLVQDLPVSFMASPTSEEPGSTTGTTTTTNAEGDPATAVTLVCSNPPCETHETGTTNTFTTAGAGRVQQVCSNPPCETHETGTTNTATTATAQQSGDGLHGDATDSAPSSETAVSQSAAVTTVTHATPTPGPSVPDLSSLVGGERAEASETLAMATGEEEEPAMTDGLSEGMMSSGVSALQVEMASSDGGLPQQLMSSEVDGGEEISRTMTFTLTTGQVPDQMAVALATEGAARTVGEAGQSGDQAVRIVLTPQELAALVQQQQEPEPEPSSVPTEGLAPADSLNDPTAESHASQPAAAIISAVARLASTFSPAPLMTETKSTAVAMATETSNGIREPPPEPTSRVKSPPKENPWFDVGIVKVTNAVVTHYYVPYDNDAVEDDSGPAPDYSQMRRVELQPGTAYKFRVAGINICGRGAFSEVAAFKTCLPGFPGAPCAIKISKNLGGAQLTWEPPAVTAGSITEYSVYLAIQSSQAKPSGSGPAQLAFMRVYCGSDPCCLVQASTLANAHIDYTTKPAVIFRIAARNQKGYGPATQVRWLQETSKESKPAPKRSGASQGI, encoded by the exons ATgaaaagtccccacaaagacaGCATGaccaacgtgtgtgtgtgtgtgtgtgtcaggatgTACGTGTTCGGAGGATGGGTCCCACTCATCGAGGACGACGTCAAGATGGGGACCCATGAGAAGGAGTGGAAGTGCACCAACAACCTGGCCTGCCTCAACCTGG agacGATGTGCTGGGAGACGGTTCTGATGGACGGCGATGAGGAGAACCTTCCCAGAGCTCGGGCCGGCCATTGCAGCGTCGCCATCAACTCCCGCCTCTACATCTGGAGCGGCCGCGACGGATACCGCAAGGCCTGGAACAACCAGGTGTGCTGCAAGGACCTGTGGTACCTGGAGACAG AGTGTCCCGTGGCGCCGTCCCGGGTCCAGCTGGTCCGGGCCAACACCTCGTCCCTGGAGGTAAGCTGGGGGCCGTCCAAAACCGCCGACACctacctgctgcagctgcagaggtACGACATCCCCGCCACACCCGGCTCCGCCCCCGCTGCCACAACACCTGCCAGCCATGCTGTCCCGCCGCCTGGAAGCCCCTCAGCTGCAG ccGTCCTGAAGATGGCGACACTTTCTGCAGGTGTTCGTGTGTCGCCACCTGCCCAGCCCAGTCAGACG CCAATCGGCAGCAACCCGCAGATGAGCGGCATGGCGGCCCttgcggcggcggcggcggtgaCGCAGAAGATCCCTCCGTCCTCGGCAGCCGTCCTCGGCGCCTTGAAGACT GTCAACAACCCGGCCACGCGTCTGCTGAAGACAGCTGCCGCTCAAGTGGGCGGGGTTTCGGTAGTCCCCGCCCACACGCCGCAGAACCGGCCAATCATCACCGTGCATAAGTCCGGCTCAGTGATGGTCTCCCAGCAACCACAGGTGGTCACCACTGTGGTGGGCGGAGTCACCAAGACCATCACCATCGTCAACAGCCCCATTAGCCTGGGAGGAGGCGGGGCTTTG ATTGGTAACCTTGGCAACCTAGGGAAGATGGTGTCCATGGTCCAAACCCGACCGGTCCAGAGCGCAGTGGTTACTGGTCAGGCTGGGAGCAGCCCAGTCACTCAGATCCTTCAG ACGAAGGGCGCACTTCCTGCGGGAACCATCCTGAAGCTGGTGAGCGCCGCGGACGGGAAGCAGACCGCCATCATCAGCACGGCACAGGCCGGCTCCAACAAGCCCGCCATCATCAAGACCATCCCGCTGTCGGCTCTGCAGGGGGCAGCAG GTGGGAACAGTCCAATCACCATCCTGAGCTCCAAGGTGGGAACTCCAGGAACGGAGAAGTTGATCAACGCCGTCCCCAGGATGTCCGCCGGCCAGCAGGGGGTCACACAG GTGGTGCTGAAAGGAGCCCCCGGGGTGGCCGGTACCATCCTCAGAACCGTCCCAATGAGCGGAATCAGGCTGGTGTCTCCGGCTGCTGCTGGCACCAAGCTGGTTGTCAAGGGAACCACAG GCGTCTCCAGCCTGGGCACGGGAACAGGAAACGTCTCTGTCGCCTTGTTGGGAGGAGCCTCGCTGACCACGCCCACCGCCTCATTGGCCAGCCAGGTTGCCACAGCAACCGCTTCCGGACCCAGACAG GTGACGCTGATCACGACGCCCAGCGGCGCCGAGCCGCAGCCGCTGGTCCAGGACCTGCCGGTCTCCTTCATGGCCTCTCCGACCTCAGAGGAACCTGGCAGCACCACAGGTACCACTACCACCACTAACGCCGAGGGAGACCCAGCCACAG CGGTGACTCTGGTCTGCTCCAACCCCCCCTGTGAGACTCATGAGACCGGAACCACCAACACCTTCACCACCGCTGGAGCCGGCAGAGTccagcag GTGTGTTCTAACCCCCCCTGTGAGACTCATGAGACCGGAACCACCAACACCGCCACCACCGCTACAG CTCAGCAGAGTGGAGACGGTCTCCATGGAGACGCCACAGACTCCGCCCCCTCATCCGAAACTGCCGTCAGTCAGAGCGCGGCGGTTACCACAGTAACGCATGCCACGCCCACACCGGGTCCATCTGTCCCG GATCTCTCCTCATTGGTTGGTGGTGAGAGGGCGGAGGCCTCTGAAACCCTCGCCATGGCAacaggagaagaggaggagccAGCAATGACAGACGGCCTATCAGAGGGCATGATGTCATCAGGAGTGTCTGCGCTGCAGGTTGAG ATGGCGTCCTCAGACGGAGGTCTTCCTCAGCAGCTGATGTCATCAGAGGTGGACGGAGGTGAGGAGATCTCCAGGACGATGACCTTCACGCTGACGACGGGACAGGTCCCAGACCAGATGGCTGTTGCCTTGGCGACTGAGGGAGCAGCCAGGACCGTCG GTGAGGCCGGCCAATCAGGCGACCAGGCTGTCCGCATCGTGCTGACACCACAGGAGCTGGCGGCGCTGGTCCAACAGCagcaagaaccagaaccagaacccagcagCGTGCCCACAG AGGGGCTCGCCCCGGCCGACAGCCTGAACGACCCGACCGCAGAGAGCCACGCCTCCCAGCCGGCCGCCGCCATCATCAGCGCCGTCGCCCGGCTGGCCAGCACATTCAGCCCCGCCCCTTTGATGACGGAGACCAAGAGCACGGCTGTCGCTATGGCGACGGAAACCTCCAACGGCATCAGAGAGCCGCCTCCT GAACCGACCTCTCGTGTGAAGTCGCCGCCGAAGGAGAACCCGTGGTTTGACGTCGGCATCGTGAAGGTCACCAACGCCGTTGTGACTCATTACTACGTTCCCTACGACAACGACGCGGTGGAG GATGACTCCGGGCCGGCGCCAGACTACAGCCAGATGAGGAGGGTGGAGCTTCAGCCGGGAACCGCCTACAAGTTCCGGGTGGCAGGAATCAACATCTGCGGCCGCGGCGCCTTCTCTGAGGTGGCGGCGTTCAAGACGTGCCTCCCCGGGTTCCCTGGAGCGCCGTGCGCCATCAAGATAAGCAAG AACCTGGGCGGGGCCCAGCTCACCTGGGAGCCGCCCGCCGTCACCGCGGGAAGCATCACAGAGTACTCTGTGTACCTGGCCATCCAGTCCAGTCAGGCCAAGCCGTCCGGTTCTGGCCCGGCCCAGCTGGCCTTCATGAGGGTGTACTGTGGTTCCGACCCGTGCTGCCTGGTTCAGGCCTCCACCCTGGCCAACGCGCACATCGACTACACCACCAAGCCCGCCGTCATCTTCCGCATCGCCGCCCGCAACCAGAAGGGCTACGGGCCGGCCACGCAGGTCCGATGGCTGCaag aaaccagTAAAGAATCCAAGCCGGCGCCGAAGAGAAGTGGAGCTTCTCAGGGAATATAA